The following are encoded in a window of Mycobacterium vicinigordonae genomic DNA:
- the pks2 gene encoding sulfolipid-1 biosynthesis phthioceranic/hydroxyphthioceranic acid synthase, translating into MSEATVTPVALIGMGCRLPGGIDSPDKLWDALVRGEDLITEIPADHWDVDEFYDPEPGVPGKSVTRYGGFLDDIWGFDAPFFGLRTQEATFMDPNHRLLMETSWEAIEHAGVDPRSLFGSKTGVFMGIVHDDHVVLTYEAGLIHEAYAYPGNTASMASGRIAYWLGVHGPAMTLDTACSTGLLTLHLACRSLHEGESDLALAGGVNTLLSGIMNAAGSALGMYSRTGHCHSFDAAADGFVRSEGCAVVLLKRLPDAVRDGDRILAVVRGTAANHDGRTKTISRPSLDAQASAYRAALAAAGVDGATVGMVEAHGTGTRVGDPIEFGSLAQVYGLNGEPCALGSAKSNFGHTEAAAGTLGLIKATLALQHGVVPPSLHFTRFPDKLAEIETGLFVPTEATPWPTRPGQQRRRAAVSSYGLSGTNVHAVLEQAPDSAHRHRQSAGHGGPSLFALSATSPQELRRTAGRLAEWVRGCADQLVPSDLAYTLARRRGHRPVRAAVVAATAKELTERLLEVAETDLPHPAAVGQDDRGPVWVFSGQGSQWAAMGAELLAAEPVFAATVAAAEPLIAEESAFSVTEAMSAPTTVTGIDRVQPTLFTLQVALAAAMRSHGVVPAAVIGHSLGEVAAAVVAGALSLEDGVRVVCRRSRLLSTIAGSGAMASVELSAQRVDAELTTRNLSDVVVSVIASPDSTVIGGSATSVHDLIDMWERRDVMAREVAVDVASHSPQVEPILAELAEVLAELTPQPASIPFYSATLDDARGRPRLDGRYWVDNLRKPVRFADAVQAALEDGHRVFAELSPHPLLTRAVEQTAQAAGVEAQAIASLWRDQQLPHGLHEFLANLFCAGAAVDFATLYPAGQLVEAPLPSWTHRRHRVRPAGPNQQALGRRTVVVHPLLGEHVRLPEDPERHAWQGEVGTATLPWLGDHQVHAVPTLPGAAYCEMALAAACAVLGEKSEVRDIRFEQMLLLDEQTPLSAVASIDASGAVDFEVMTDHQGERTRRAVARLHVADDDPPPQLQDTAALFAAHPTRIDGAELRERFSARGVQLGLAFAGLIAAHTADDASTVLAEIALPGPIRAQRAAYRIHPALLDVCLQSVAAHPAVNHGGDDLLLPLSVRRLRICDPSSQPRYCLARLTRRDASGIEADLDVLDESGAPVLIMRGLRLGSSAVAESELERALNERLLSVEWQPAQSPVCADAHPGRWLLICPSDTEDLLSTRLAESLKALGAQSDKLAWPEYVEQRSRVAGELGSRVSAARGLVVVFPPPCDHPDAAGLTRAREHVAHLARIIRELTELPGEPPRLYVLTRAAQAVSATDRGNLDQAGLRGLLRVAGTEHPELRPTQIDVSEDCDPEKLALELLSGSAEDETAWRGDQWYVARLRRAPLRPNERRTALVDHACDGMRMVIRSPGDLATLEIVAAERIPPGPGQIEVAVTASSINFADVFVAFGQYPTVDGRAPGLGIDFAGVVTAVGPGVTAHRVGDHVGGLCKNGCWATYITCDERVAVTLPDGLTDQVAAATTSAHATAWYSLHDLAGIRAGERVLIHSATGGVGQAAIAIARAAGAQIFATAGSAVRRGLLRDMGIKYVYDSRSTEFAEQIRKDTNGGGVDIVLNSLTGAAQRAGLELLSCNGRFVEIGKRDVYGNTRLGLYPFRRNLTFHYVDMALLVDTDPERMGEVLRHVYRLVADGELPGPESTHYPLTEAATAIRVMSAAEHTGKLVLDIAHSGHGTVVVPPEQARVFRRDGAYVVTGGLGGLGLFLAGKMAAAGCGRIVLTSRSQPKPEVAQAIAKIRAETGAQVHVECGDIAEAATAVSVIAAATATGLPVRGVLHAAAVVEDATLSTMTDDLIERDWVAKVCGAWHLHQALGQAKSEQSLDWFCLFSSAAALLGSPGQGAYAAANSWLDAFTHWRRSQGLPATTIAWGAWAEIGRAASLEEGRTTMIAPEEGAYTFETLLRYDRAYTGYIHTAGTPIFDSLVARSPFAEAFEAAGGSQRHNTSAVRAELLALARDEWPARLRRLVSEQASVILRRSIDPDHAFPDHGLDSLGNLELRSRIEAETGIRITPKAIATHNTARMLARHLADVLAADQTPAPS; encoded by the coding sequence ATGAGCGAAGCAACCGTGACTCCAGTTGCATTGATAGGGATGGGTTGCCGGCTCCCGGGTGGCATCGATTCGCCGGATAAGTTGTGGGACGCGCTGGTGCGCGGCGAAGACTTGATCACCGAAATTCCGGCCGACCATTGGGATGTCGACGAATTCTACGATCCCGAGCCGGGCGTGCCGGGTAAGTCGGTGACGCGGTACGGCGGATTCCTCGACGATATTTGGGGTTTCGACGCTCCGTTTTTCGGCCTCCGAACGCAGGAGGCGACTTTCATGGACCCGAATCACCGGTTGCTGATGGAGACCTCCTGGGAGGCCATCGAGCACGCCGGCGTGGATCCGCGTTCGCTGTTCGGGTCCAAGACCGGCGTTTTCATGGGAATCGTCCACGACGACCACGTCGTGCTGACCTATGAGGCCGGCCTCATCCACGAAGCCTACGCATACCCCGGCAACACGGCCAGCATGGCCTCCGGGCGCATTGCGTACTGGTTGGGCGTGCACGGTCCGGCAATGACGCTGGACACCGCGTGTTCGACCGGTTTGCTTACCCTGCACCTGGCCTGTCGCAGCCTGCACGAGGGCGAGAGCGACCTGGCCCTGGCCGGCGGCGTGAACACCCTGCTGTCCGGGATCATGAATGCGGCCGGGTCTGCGCTGGGCATGTACTCCCGGACCGGCCACTGCCACTCATTCGACGCCGCGGCGGACGGCTTCGTGCGATCCGAGGGTTGTGCCGTGGTCTTGCTCAAACGCCTTCCGGACGCCGTGCGAGATGGCGACCGCATCCTTGCGGTGGTGCGCGGGACCGCCGCCAACCACGATGGCCGCACCAAGACCATCTCGCGACCATCGTTGGACGCCCAGGCCAGCGCGTACCGGGCAGCGCTGGCGGCCGCGGGCGTGGACGGCGCGACAGTCGGCATGGTGGAGGCGCACGGCACCGGCACCCGCGTCGGCGACCCGATCGAATTCGGCAGCCTCGCCCAGGTATACGGCTTAAACGGCGAGCCGTGTGCGCTGGGGTCGGCCAAGAGCAACTTCGGCCACACCGAGGCTGCGGCCGGCACCCTGGGACTGATCAAAGCAACTCTCGCGCTGCAGCACGGTGTCGTTCCACCGTCGCTGCACTTCACCCGCTTTCCCGACAAACTCGCCGAGATCGAGACGGGGCTGTTCGTGCCGACGGAGGCCACCCCGTGGCCGACGCGTCCCGGTCAACAACGGCGGCGCGCCGCGGTGTCGTCATACGGCCTGAGCGGAACGAACGTGCACGCGGTACTCGAACAAGCCCCGGACAGCGCGCACCGGCACCGCCAATCGGCTGGGCACGGGGGTCCTTCGCTGTTCGCGCTGTCCGCCACCTCGCCCCAAGAGTTGCGCCGCACTGCGGGCCGCCTCGCGGAGTGGGTGCGCGGTTGCGCGGATCAGCTGGTGCCATCCGATCTCGCCTACACCCTGGCGCGCCGACGCGGGCACCGTCCGGTGCGTGCGGCGGTAGTCGCCGCGACCGCGAAGGAGCTCACCGAGCGCTTGCTCGAAGTCGCCGAGACGGACCTGCCGCACCCAGCTGCGGTGGGTCAGGACGACCGGGGACCCGTCTGGGTGTTTTCCGGGCAGGGTTCGCAGTGGGCTGCGATGGGCGCGGAATTGCTGGCTGCCGAACCAGTATTCGCCGCAACCGTGGCCGCGGCGGAACCGTTGATCGCCGAAGAGTCGGCCTTCTCGGTGACCGAGGCGATGTCGGCGCCGACGACAGTCACCGGAATCGACCGAGTCCAGCCGACCCTGTTCACCCTGCAGGTGGCGCTGGCCGCAGCTATGCGCTCCCACGGGGTCGTGCCTGCAGCCGTGATCGGGCACTCCCTCGGTGAAGTCGCGGCAGCGGTCGTCGCGGGTGCGCTGTCCCTCGAAGACGGCGTACGCGTGGTCTGCCGCCGCTCACGGTTGTTGAGCACCATCGCCGGTTCGGGGGCGATGGCGTCGGTGGAACTGTCCGCGCAGCGCGTGGACGCGGAACTGACCACCCGCAACCTTTCGGACGTGGTGGTGTCGGTAATCGCCTCCCCCGATTCGACAGTCATCGGCGGTAGCGCCACGTCGGTTCACGACCTGATTGACATGTGGGAGAGGCGCGACGTCATGGCCCGCGAGGTGGCGGTCGACGTAGCGTCGCATTCTCCCCAGGTTGAGCCCATCCTGGCCGAGTTGGCCGAAGTGCTGGCCGAACTCACCCCGCAGCCGGCCTCGATACCGTTCTACTCGGCGACCCTGGACGACGCTCGGGGGCGACCGCGTCTGGATGGCCGCTACTGGGTGGACAACCTGCGCAAACCGGTCCGGTTCGCCGACGCGGTCCAGGCCGCGCTGGAGGACGGCCATCGTGTCTTTGCCGAACTCTCCCCTCATCCGCTGTTGACCCGCGCGGTCGAACAGACCGCCCAGGCCGCGGGCGTCGAGGCCCAGGCAATTGCCTCCCTGTGGCGTGACCAGCAGCTGCCGCACGGACTGCACGAGTTCCTCGCGAATCTGTTCTGCGCCGGGGCCGCGGTGGATTTCGCGACGCTGTACCCGGCGGGACAGCTGGTCGAAGCGCCACTGCCCAGTTGGACCCATCGTCGGCATCGGGTTCGCCCGGCCGGCCCCAACCAGCAGGCGCTCGGTAGGCGGACCGTCGTCGTGCACCCGCTGCTGGGTGAACATGTCCGCCTGCCCGAGGACCCCGAGCGCCACGCTTGGCAGGGTGAAGTCGGCACCGCGACTCTGCCTTGGTTGGGCGACCATCAGGTGCATGCCGTGCCCACTCTCCCCGGAGCTGCCTACTGCGAGATGGCGCTGGCGGCCGCGTGCGCTGTGCTCGGAGAGAAATCCGAAGTCCGCGATATTCGCTTCGAGCAGATGCTGCTACTGGACGAGCAAACCCCCCTCAGCGCCGTTGCCTCGATTGACGCAAGCGGTGCCGTCGACTTCGAGGTGATGACCGATCATCAAGGCGAGCGCACGCGTCGTGCCGTCGCCCGCCTGCACGTCGCCGACGACGATCCACCGCCGCAACTGCAGGACACGGCCGCCCTCTTCGCCGCACATCCGACCCGCATCGACGGGGCAGAACTTCGAGAGCGGTTCAGCGCGCGTGGAGTTCAGCTGGGTCTGGCCTTCGCCGGTCTGATCGCAGCGCACACCGCCGACGACGCGTCCACCGTGCTGGCCGAGATCGCGCTGCCTGGACCGATTCGTGCGCAGCGGGCCGCCTACCGCATCCACCCGGCGTTGCTCGACGTCTGTTTGCAGTCCGTCGCCGCACACCCTGCCGTCAACCATGGCGGTGACGATCTGCTGTTGCCTCTCAGTGTCCGACGGCTACGCATCTGCGACCCGAGCAGCCAGCCGCGGTACTGCTTGGCTCGGCTGACGCGCCGGGATGCCTCTGGCATTGAGGCCGACCTCGATGTGCTCGACGAGTCCGGGGCGCCCGTGCTGATCATGCGCGGGTTGCGATTGGGCAGCAGTGCCGTTGCGGAAAGCGAACTCGAGCGTGCTCTCAACGAACGTCTCCTCTCGGTGGAATGGCAGCCGGCGCAATCACCTGTCTGCGCCGATGCCCACCCCGGCAGATGGCTGTTGATCTGCCCTTCCGATACCGAGGACCTGCTTTCAACCCGGCTAGCCGAGTCACTGAAAGCCCTTGGCGCACAGAGCGATAAGCTAGCCTGGCCGGAATACGTGGAGCAGCGCAGTCGCGTCGCGGGGGAGCTCGGAAGCCGGGTGAGCGCAGCCAGAGGCTTGGTGGTCGTGTTCCCGCCCCCGTGTGACCATCCTGACGCAGCAGGTTTGACGCGGGCGCGCGAGCATGTCGCGCACTTGGCGCGGATCATCCGCGAGTTGACCGAATTGCCGGGGGAGCCGCCGCGGCTCTACGTGCTGACCCGCGCGGCCCAGGCCGTTTCGGCCACTGACCGCGGCAACCTGGACCAGGCGGGACTGCGTGGTCTGTTGCGGGTCGCAGGCACCGAACATCCCGAACTGCGCCCCACCCAGATCGATGTGAGTGAGGACTGCGACCCCGAAAAGCTGGCCCTCGAACTGCTCTCCGGTTCGGCAGAGGACGAAACAGCCTGGCGGGGCGACCAGTGGTACGTCGCCCGACTGCGACGCGCGCCGCTGCGCCCGAACGAGCGGCGGACCGCCCTGGTGGACCACGCGTGCGACGGCATGCGCATGGTGATTCGCTCGCCTGGTGACCTGGCGACACTCGAAATCGTTGCCGCCGAACGTATTCCACCCGGCCCAGGTCAGATCGAGGTTGCCGTCACCGCGTCCAGCATCAATTTCGCCGATGTTTTCGTCGCTTTCGGTCAATACCCCACGGTCGACGGGCGCGCTCCTGGACTCGGTATCGATTTCGCCGGAGTGGTGACCGCTGTCGGGCCGGGAGTCACCGCCCACCGCGTCGGCGACCACGTGGGGGGGTTGTGCAAAAACGGTTGCTGGGCAACCTACATCACCTGCGACGAGCGCGTCGCTGTCACACTCCCGGACGGGCTGACCGACCAAGTGGCGGCCGCGACAACTAGCGCGCACGCCACCGCCTGGTACAGCCTGCACGACCTCGCCGGCATCAGAGCCGGCGAGCGGGTCCTGATTCATTCCGCCACCGGCGGCGTCGGGCAGGCCGCGATCGCGATCGCTCGAGCCGCGGGGGCACAGATCTTCGCCACGGCGGGCAGCGCGGTGCGCCGAGGATTGCTGCGCGACATGGGAATCAAATATGTGTACGACTCCCGCAGCACCGAGTTCGCCGAACAGATCCGCAAAGACACCAACGGCGGCGGTGTCGACATCGTGCTCAACTCGCTCACCGGTGCGGCGCAACGCGCCGGATTGGAGCTGCTGTCCTGCAACGGACGCTTCGTGGAGATCGGCAAGCGCGACGTTTACGGCAACACTCGCCTGGGGCTGTACCCATTCCGTCGCAACCTCACCTTCCACTACGTCGACATGGCCCTGCTGGTCGACACTGACCCCGAGCGGATGGGTGAGGTGTTGCGGCACGTGTACCGGCTCGTGGCCGACGGCGAATTGCCTGGACCCGAAAGCACGCATTACCCGCTGACCGAGGCGGCCACTGCCATTCGGGTGATGAGTGCGGCCGAGCACACCGGCAAACTGGTGCTCGACATTGCGCACAGCGGACACGGCACGGTGGTGGTGCCGCCGGAGCAGGCCAGAGTCTTCCGGCGAGATGGCGCATACGTCGTCACCGGCGGCCTCGGCGGATTGGGGCTGTTCCTGGCCGGGAAGATGGCTGCGGCGGGATGCGGCCGGATCGTCCTGACCAGCCGTTCGCAACCCAAACCCGAAGTTGCGCAGGCTATTGCGAAGATCCGTGCGGAAACCGGGGCACAGGTCCATGTGGAGTGTGGCGACATCGCTGAGGCCGCGACCGCCGTGAGTGTGATTGCCGCCGCGACCGCCACCGGACTGCCGGTGCGCGGGGTTCTGCACGCTGCGGCGGTGGTGGAGGACGCCACCCTCAGCACGATGACGGACGATCTCATCGAACGAGACTGGGTGGCCAAAGTCTGCGGCGCCTGGCACCTGCACCAGGCGTTGGGGCAGGCCAAATCCGAGCAGTCGCTGGACTGGTTCTGCCTCTTCTCGTCGGCGGCCGCGTTGCTCGGCTCTCCCGGCCAGGGGGCGTACGCAGCCGCAAACAGTTGGCTGGATGCCTTCACCCACTGGCGCCGGTCGCAGGGCCTGCCCGCCACCACGATTGCGTGGGGAGCGTGGGCCGAGATCGGGCGCGCCGCATCGCTGGAGGAAGGCCGCACCACGATGATCGCCCCCGAGGAGGGTGCGTACACCTTCGAGACCCTGCTGCGGTACGACCGCGCCTACACCGGCTACATCCACACGGCGGGAACACCGATCTTCGACTCCCTCGTCGCGCGCAGTCCGTTCGCCGAGGCGTTCGAGGCGGCTGGCGGATCACAGCGGCACAACACCAGCGCGGTGCGTGCCGAGTTGCTTGCGCTGGCCCGAGATGAGTGGCCGGCACGGCTTCGACGCCTGGTGAGCGAACAGGCCAGCGTCATCCTGCGCCGCAGTATCGATCCCGACCACGCATTCCCGGATCACGGACTCGATTCGCTCGGAAACCTCGAACTACGCAGTCGCATCGAAGCAGAAACCGGAATACGCATCACTCCCAAGGCCATCGCCACCCACAACACCGCGCGGATGTTAGCGCGGCATCTGGCTGATGTGCTGGCCGCTGATCAAACCCCGGCACCGTCATGA
- a CDS encoding class I SAM-dependent methyltransferase, protein MDSRIHDVASMPRGGPNASWLDRRLQTDRLEYLDRDDVDDRKDKVVRALDRAGGRRWIGVHEKCARLAMREVAGIESPRILELGAGLGGLSRKLLEKHPSVQVTITDIDPAFVATVAAGDLGANPRATVRQMDATEIDAQEGDYDLAVFALSLHHLPPEQASRVFAAGTRAAKKLLIVDLPRPPAILHVALLALALPGAVLLPLQHDGFISSLRAYSPSALRALAYHADPAIEVEFRSGRGLGPTVAVASRTR, encoded by the coding sequence ATGGACAGCAGAATCCACGACGTCGCGAGCATGCCCCGGGGCGGACCGAACGCCTCGTGGCTGGACCGCCGGTTGCAGACTGACCGGCTGGAATATCTAGACCGCGATGACGTCGACGACCGCAAGGACAAGGTCGTGCGCGCACTTGACCGCGCCGGCGGACGCCGGTGGATTGGGGTGCACGAGAAATGTGCCCGCTTGGCAATGCGCGAAGTCGCGGGAATTGAGTCGCCGAGGATTCTCGAGCTCGGAGCGGGGTTGGGTGGACTGTCGCGCAAGCTGCTGGAGAAACACCCCAGTGTGCAGGTGACGATCACCGACATCGATCCCGCGTTCGTTGCCACCGTTGCCGCCGGCGATCTCGGCGCCAACCCGCGTGCCACCGTCCGGCAGATGGACGCCACTGAGATCGACGCCCAGGAGGGCGATTACGACCTCGCCGTGTTTGCGTTGTCGCTACACCACTTGCCGCCCGAACAAGCCTCCCGAGTCTTTGCGGCAGGAACCAGGGCGGCAAAGAAGTTGTTGATCGTCGACCTGCCCAGGCCACCCGCGATCTTGCACGTTGCGTTGCTGGCGCTGGCACTGCCGGGCGCGGTACTGCTGCCGTTGCAGCACGACGGCTTCATCAGTTCGTTGCGCGCCTACAGCCCATCGGCGCTTCGCGCGCTGGCGTACCACGCAGACCCGGCGATCGAGGTGGAGTTCCGGTCCGGTCGAGGATTGGGCCCGACGGTTGCGGTCGCCAGCCGCACGCGGTGA
- a CDS encoding energy-coupling factor transporter transmembrane protein EcfT → MTSNARSSNRRSSRRVMLLAPVPGTSRIHELWAGTKLLVVLGFSVLLWFFPGWVTIVLGWALVLTAARIAHIPRGALPSWPRRLWILFALGFTFASLSGGSPVISVGGVEIGLGGASHYVRAVALAVCLFGLAAMLSWTTNVAEVVPALTTLARPLKLLRLPIEEWAVTVALGLRAFPMLIEEFQVLYAAHRLRTRQLQPDGRAGRRQQARDVIDLIAAAVAMTLRRADEMGNAITARGGTGQLSAAPARPGLADWVTLGVAAAAGGLAVAAETLLHH, encoded by the coding sequence ATGACCTCGAATGCGCGTAGCTCGAACCGTCGCTCGTCTCGCCGAGTCATGCTGCTTGCTCCGGTGCCCGGAACCTCCCGCATTCACGAACTGTGGGCGGGCACCAAACTGCTTGTCGTGCTGGGTTTCTCGGTGCTGCTGTGGTTCTTCCCGGGATGGGTAACGATCGTACTGGGTTGGGCACTGGTGCTGACCGCGGCTCGGATCGCCCATATTCCACGCGGCGCGCTACCGTCCTGGCCGCGTCGGTTGTGGATCCTTTTCGCACTTGGCTTCACCTTTGCTTCGCTGTCCGGCGGAAGTCCGGTGATCTCGGTGGGCGGTGTCGAAATTGGCCTTGGCGGTGCATCGCATTACGTTCGGGCGGTCGCTCTGGCCGTCTGCCTGTTCGGGCTTGCGGCCATGCTGTCCTGGACAACCAACGTTGCCGAAGTCGTGCCCGCGTTGACCACGTTGGCGCGCCCGCTCAAGCTGCTACGGCTGCCGATCGAGGAATGGGCAGTCACCGTAGCGCTCGGGTTGCGCGCCTTCCCGATGCTGATCGAGGAGTTTCAGGTGCTTTACGCAGCCCATCGGCTGCGTACCCGGCAATTGCAGCCGGACGGTCGGGCCGGGCGCCGGCAGCAGGCTCGAGATGTCATCGACCTCATCGCGGCGGCCGTGGCGATGACTCTTCGACGCGCCGATGAGATGGGCAACGCCATCACCGCGCGCGGCGGCACCGGTCAGCTGTCGGCCGCTCCGGCGCGCCCCGGGCTCGCCGACTGGGTGACCCTTGGCGTCGCGGCCGCGGCCGGAGGTCTCGCCGTGGCGGCCGAGACCCTACTGCACCACTAG
- a CDS encoding ATP-binding cassette domain-containing protein, with the protein MSALRLSGHGERALRPNELAHAAVIGALSAVIVIIAVVIPFTQSLGVLGVVLPGLLAFRHRLRVVVAATVAAAVITFLITGLGGVLAILNCAAVGGLTGFVKRKGRGTPTLLFLSSIVGVIVAAGWVGIFAVSTRLRQLVFRVITATTEGVAAFLTRVHLDGAANALPRYLAVGLHYWPLLLLGYLVLAFVFSCFVAWSVLSRLLERIRDIIPVVYQLDAPDISPAVADSDADDAAIAPVPVQLNSVRFRYPGTEEDALHEISLDLRAGEHVAITGGNGSGKTTLTLILAGRTPTSGAVHRRGLVGLGQLGGTALIQQHAQSQVLGSRVIDDVVWGLPPGLDVDIPRLLKEVGLEGLTEHETGSLSGGELQRLALAAALAREPALLIADEVTAMIDHAGRDALLDVLSGLTKRHRTALVHITHDDAAAAQADRVIRLGDPAADTAVIRPLRTRTPAIDAKSSLPVIELTGVGHEYGSGTPWAKTALRDVNLTLAQGDGVLIQGGNGSGKSTLAWIMAGLTVPTTGTCLIDGEPTYEHVGAVALSFQAARLQLMRSHVGSEVASAAGFSAQDEERVAVALESVGLSSTLAKRRIDELSGGQMRRVVLAGLLACSPRALILDEPLAGLDAESQCSLVQLLAELRQDRGLIVVAISHSSVGLAEACGRILRLQDGVLTTVSTPAGRAS; encoded by the coding sequence ATGAGCGCCCTTCGCCTTTCTGGTCATGGGGAAAGAGCGCTTCGGCCGAACGAACTGGCGCACGCCGCGGTGATCGGGGCCCTCTCCGCGGTAATCGTCATCATCGCTGTAGTCATCCCTTTCACGCAGTCGCTAGGGGTATTGGGCGTCGTTCTGCCAGGGCTGCTGGCATTCCGCCACCGGCTCCGCGTGGTGGTCGCCGCGACCGTGGCGGCCGCCGTGATCACATTTTTGATCACCGGGCTGGGCGGTGTTCTTGCGATCCTGAATTGCGCCGCGGTCGGCGGACTGACCGGATTCGTCAAACGCAAGGGCCGCGGCACACCCACACTGCTTTTCCTGTCGTCGATCGTCGGTGTGATCGTCGCCGCCGGGTGGGTCGGCATCTTTGCGGTGTCGACCCGACTGCGGCAATTGGTGTTCCGGGTTATCACCGCCACGACGGAAGGCGTTGCCGCATTCCTGACTCGCGTACACCTCGATGGTGCCGCGAATGCGTTACCGCGGTACCTGGCCGTGGGATTGCACTACTGGCCGCTGCTACTACTCGGCTACCTCGTTCTGGCGTTCGTATTTTCGTGTTTTGTGGCGTGGTCCGTGCTGTCCAGGTTGTTGGAGCGGATTCGCGACATCATTCCGGTGGTGTACCAACTGGATGCGCCGGATATCTCGCCAGCCGTCGCCGACAGCGACGCCGACGACGCGGCGATCGCGCCGGTTCCAGTGCAGCTAAATAGCGTTCGGTTTCGCTATCCGGGTACCGAGGAAGACGCACTGCACGAGATCAGCCTGGACCTCCGGGCCGGCGAACATGTCGCGATCACCGGCGGCAACGGCTCCGGGAAGACCACTTTGACGCTGATCTTGGCCGGGCGGACGCCGACGTCGGGCGCGGTGCACCGCCGGGGCCTGGTGGGTCTGGGTCAGTTGGGCGGCACCGCCCTCATCCAGCAGCACGCGCAAAGTCAGGTCCTGGGTAGCCGGGTCATCGACGACGTGGTGTGGGGGCTGCCCCCGGGTCTCGACGTCGACATACCCCGATTACTCAAGGAGGTCGGGCTCGAGGGGCTCACCGAGCACGAGACCGGAAGCTTGTCCGGCGGGGAATTGCAGCGCCTTGCGCTGGCGGCGGCGCTGGCCCGCGAGCCGGCGCTGCTGATCGCCGACGAGGTCACCGCGATGATCGACCACGCTGGTCGGGACGCACTGCTGGACGTCCTGTCGGGCCTCACCAAGCGACACCGGACTGCCTTGGTGCACATTACCCATGATGATGCCGCGGCCGCCCAGGCCGACCGGGTAATTCGTCTCGGCGATCCAGCGGCTGACACCGCTGTGATTAGGCCCCTGCGGACGCGCACGCCCGCGATTGATGCCAAGTCGAGCCTGCCGGTCATCGAACTGACGGGGGTCGGTCACGAGTACGGCAGCGGTACGCCCTGGGCCAAGACCGCGCTTCGCGATGTCAATCTGACGCTAGCGCAGGGAGATGGGGTGTTGATCCAGGGCGGCAACGGCTCGGGTAAGTCGACACTCGCGTGGATCATGGCCGGGTTGACGGTCCCGACCACGGGCACCTGCCTCATCGACGGCGAACCTACCTACGAGCATGTCGGCGCGGTGGCGCTGTCGTTTCAGGCGGCCCGGCTGCAGCTGATGCGGAGCCATGTCGGCTCGGAAGTTGCTTCGGCAGCAGGCTTTTCGGCCCAAGACGAAGAACGGGTCGCCGTAGCGCTGGAATCTGTCGGGCTGAGCTCCACGCTGGCCAAGCGGCGCATCGACGAGCTCAGTGGGGGACAAATGCGCCGGGTGGTGCTCGCTGGGCTGCTGGCGTGTTCGCCGCGTGCGCTGATACTCGACGAGCCGCTGGCTGGCTTGGACGCCGAGAGTCAGTGCAGTCTCGTTCAGTTGCTGGCGGAGCTGCGCCAGGATCGCGGCCTGATCGTGGTGGCGATCTCGCACAGCTCCGTCGGGTTGGCGGAGGCTTGCGGCCGCATCCTGCGCCTGCAGGACGGCGTACTGACCACCGTGTCGACTCCCGCAGGACGTGCGTCATGA
- a CDS encoding cephalosporin hydroxylase family protein codes for MAKPARTPHQQSVVENVRALADDRELAHLTSEWISRSATHLYSYNFEWLGRPIIQYPQDMVYLQELIWEIKPNVIVETGIAHGGSLILSASMLALLDMCDAIVNDTPINVHTPKRRVIGVDIDIRSHNRTAIEAHPLFRYITMIEGSSLDPEIIQQVRHAAQNRGATLVLLDSNHTHEHVLAELSAYATLVTPNSYCVVFDTIIEDLPADMFPDRPWSRGNNPKTAVWEFLKTHSEFEIDHEITRKLQITAAPDGYLRRLSSDQQRRPS; via the coding sequence GTGGCGAAACCAGCTCGGACACCGCACCAGCAGAGCGTGGTCGAGAATGTCAGAGCACTGGCTGACGATCGAGAACTCGCCCACCTGACATCCGAATGGATCAGTCGCAGCGCCACCCACCTGTATTCCTACAACTTTGAGTGGCTCGGCCGGCCAATCATTCAATACCCGCAAGACATGGTCTACCTGCAGGAACTGATTTGGGAGATCAAGCCGAATGTAATCGTCGAGACGGGAATCGCGCACGGCGGATCATTGATACTCAGCGCTTCCATGCTCGCACTGCTCGACATGTGTGATGCCATCGTCAACGATACGCCCATCAATGTTCACACTCCCAAGCGGCGTGTAATCGGCGTTGATATCGATATTCGCTCGCACAACCGAACCGCGATAGAAGCCCATCCGCTTTTTCGTTATATAACTATGATTGAAGGATCGAGTCTGGATCCGGAAATAATTCAGCAGGTGCGCCATGCCGCACAAAATCGTGGCGCTACGCTGGTTCTGCTCGACAGCAATCACACCCACGAGCATGTGCTGGCTGAATTGTCGGCCTACGCTACCCTGGTAACGCCAAATAGCTACTGCGTGGTATTCGACACCATCATCGAGGACTTACCGGCAGACATGTTTCCCGATCGGCCGTGGAGTCGTGGAAACAACCCGAAGACGGCGGTCTGGGAATTTTTGAAAACGCATTCGGAGTTTGAAATCGACCACGAAATCACACGCAAGTTGCAGATAACCGCGGCACCAGATGGATACCTGCGCCGACTATCGTCGGACCAGCAGCGCAGACCATCCTGA